The DNA window ATAAATTTTCTCCATCTTGGAAATATTCCAGAGGCAATCTCCTTTGATTACCTTATATTTTGCGGGTTTTTCCTTTAACTTTCTTATCTCTTCCTCAACAGTTTTAAGTTCATCAGTTTTAGAATAAATATCTTGTTCTGCTGAAGAAATATCCCTCTTTAACTGTTCAATTTCGTCCTGAATGTTTGCATATTCATCTAAAAATCTTTTTGTTTCATCCTGAAGTTTTTTAATAGCCTCTTCTAACACAGATTTAGCTTCATCAACTAATGCTTGGGATTGAACATCAGCAAAAACATTCACCTTAACTGTAAAAATGAAAATAAAAATAAATATAACAATTTTTATTTTTTTCATTTATTCTCCTTTTTAATTCCCGTTTTTATTTTTTCTGTTTTTGGTTCAATTAATAAATCTTTTTTAACTATTAGTTCCTTTAATTCCTTACTAATCACATCTATTTTTGCTTTTAATTTTGAAAGTTTTTCTTTTAAAGAATCCCTTTCTTCTCTGGCATCTTTTACTTTTCTTTCAGCATCATCTCTTTCTTTTTTTGCTTTATAATATCTGTCAATTAAGCTTAAAATCCCCGTTTCAGTTTTTTTTAATTTTGCTAATAATTGTTTTGAAATAACTTTTTCGTCTTCTCTATCAATAGAATCTATTTTATACTTTATTAAATCTATCTCTGCAGATAATAATTCCTTGGTATCTTCAATTACAATATTTATATCATTCTTCTTTAATGATTCTGTTAATCTGCTTTTAGCTTTTTCAAACCTTTTGTGTTTATCATCAAAATTTTTCTTTTTAAGCTCCGCTTCTTCTTTTGCATCATTAGCCAATTTGATAGCCTTAGAAGCTAATTCTTTAGCTAAAGGATAATTTCCTGCATCATAGTTGATTTGAGCTGTTTCTAATGACGCAATAGCATTCCCTGTCTTTTGCGGGGAATATTTCTCCGCTTCAACTTTTTTGGCATATTCAATTGCCTTTTTTGCATTTTCAATATTTATTGCTGCTTCCGAATTTTTCATAGCTAATTCAGCAGATGCAATAGCTGAATTTCCATATTTAATAGCTTTTAAATAATTGTCTTTAGCTTTTGCATATGACTTTTTATGCTGAATTACGCCTTCATTATAATATGCCTTCGCTAATTTTAAACTGGATATAGCATTATTTAAATTATCCAGTGAATATTTCTCCGCACCGTTTTCCCTTGCAATTTTTATTTTTTCCTCTGCATTTGAGATTATGTTTTCAGCCTGTGATTTATATCCATTCAATTCTGAAACCTGCTTTATATTCGGGGCGCAGTTTATTCCATAAAACAAAATACTTATTAAAAATAAAATCTCAATATTTTTTATTTTCATTTGATTTCTCCTATGTTAAAAGTCAATTATTTTCTACTCTGAAGACTTATTTTTTAAATAGCTTCAGCTAATTTGAATTTATTAAAATCATCGAACACCCAATTATTTTTAAGTGTGCGATAAATTATTGTAAGAAACTTTCT is part of the bacterium genome and encodes:
- a CDS encoding LysM peptidoglycan-binding domain-containing protein, translating into MKKIKIVIFIFIFIFTVKVNVFADVQSQALVDEAKSVLEEAIKKLQDETKRFLDEYANIQDEIEQLKRDISSAEQDIYSKTDELKTVEEEIRKLKEKPAKYKVIKGDCLWNISKMEKIYGDPYKWKKIYWANRDKIKNPDLIYPDQIFDIPRGIIGGGGWPTEYEVAPGDCLWKIAGLDKIYGDPYQWPRIYKANKDQIKNPKLIYPYQIFDIPR